A single genomic interval of uncultured Desulfobacter sp. harbors:
- a CDS encoding IS4 family transposase, whose product MIYLVLTSTQNFSYERRIICQKKFKNKMIVARNLLSKICAELIEYLKEILNSSQFVERHKQSQKDFIRQRKLPFQTLFLFFINFIKGSYQDELDHYFKALFRLDIPIKFVSKMALSLARKKLKYDAFIEFNRHLIEFFYDRFQHKKTWNGFNLLAIDGSTLKLFKYKEIRQHFGMLKPNKGPACVMARISQMFDVLNKVTIDTIINPYHVGERELLHSHMLNLLPNDLLLLDRGYPAYWIFNLIMSLEGNFCARISKQWKVVQNFVESGAQESIIDLQASYQSKIECDEIGLDTKPLRLRLIRVELDTGEIEVLITSLTNERKFPHEIFMDLYHKRWPVEVDYLFMKERIEIGNFSGTSVLSVYQDFHAKVLAKNLTWILASPAQDVIEKKDDKKKHEHQLNMTQAISKSKDTLFLLFERPREIIEQLIRQIHTLFMGATEPIRPGRKFERKHKIAKREHHMNLKPCR is encoded by the coding sequence ATGATATATTTAGTATTAACATCAACTCAAAATTTTTCTTATGAAAGGAGAATAATATGTCAAAAAAAGTTCAAAAACAAAATGATTGTGGCACGGAACCTGCTTTCCAAGATTTGTGCCGAACTGATCGAATATCTTAAAGAAATTTTGAATTCATCCCAATTTGTAGAAAGGCACAAACAATCCCAAAAAGATTTTATACGCCAACGAAAGCTTCCCTTTCAAACTCTTTTCCTGTTTTTCATAAATTTCATCAAAGGATCATATCAAGACGAGCTGGATCATTATTTTAAGGCATTATTTCGGCTGGATATCCCAATTAAGTTTGTCTCAAAAATGGCTTTATCCCTTGCTCGCAAGAAACTCAAATACGATGCTTTCATAGAATTCAACCGGCATCTCATTGAATTTTTCTATGACCGTTTCCAACATAAAAAAACATGGAACGGCTTTAATCTCCTTGCCATAGACGGGAGTACGTTGAAATTGTTTAAATATAAAGAGATTAGACAACATTTCGGTATGTTGAAGCCGAATAAAGGCCCGGCTTGTGTTATGGCACGTATTTCACAAATGTTTGATGTCCTTAATAAAGTCACAATTGACACCATTATCAACCCTTATCATGTCGGGGAAAGAGAACTATTGCACAGCCATATGCTCAATTTGCTTCCTAATGATTTGCTGTTATTGGATCGTGGCTATCCTGCTTATTGGATTTTCAACCTAATCATGTCTCTGGAAGGCAATTTTTGTGCAAGAATTTCCAAGCAGTGGAAAGTTGTTCAAAATTTTGTTGAGTCCGGGGCTCAAGAAAGCATAATTGATCTCCAAGCATCATACCAATCAAAAATAGAGTGTGATGAAATTGGTCTTGATACCAAGCCTTTACGTTTGCGCCTTATACGAGTCGAGCTTGACACTGGTGAAATAGAAGTGCTCATCACATCGTTGACCAATGAACGCAAGTTTCCCCATGAAATATTTATGGATTTGTACCACAAACGCTGGCCGGTTGAAGTCGATTACCTTTTTATGAAAGAACGTATTGAAATTGGAAATTTTTCCGGTACATCTGTTTTGTCCGTTTATCAAGATTTTCATGCGAAAGTCCTGGCAAAAAATCTTACATGGATATTAGCATCACCGGCTCAAGATGTAATAGAGAAAAAGGATGATAAAAAAAAGCACGAACATCAATTGAATATGACACAGGCAATTTCAAAATCCAAAGATACACTCTTTTTACTTTTTGAAAGACCTCGTGAAATAATTGAACAGCTAATCCGGCAAATTCATACACTTTTTATGGGAGCAACAGAACCGATTAGACCTGGGCGTAAATTTGAACGAAAACATAAAATTGCCAAAAGGGAGCATCATATGAATTTAAAACCTTGCCGTTAA
- a CDS encoding class I SAM-dependent methyltransferase translates to MSGKNAEYEKIWDEVYGHDRDPIRMNVIYPLLEVEFTKLTGKKILDLGCGNGSLIRQIQKYNYKSICGIDQSGEFLKTAKKNIDCRDTKLVQSNILEKLPFENDSFDSVFAIFVINELPLLYNMFCEINRVLAQEGCFYIVMTHPFLLLRNFLFEKFTGKKNEKFIGNLNYKNKKPMKYILSTAEVSTPFFQYTFEDIINVVNNTKMEINKLKEIDTSSDLLKEHLKYQAEKNVPKYLYLKLTKKISVDHKL, encoded by the coding sequence TGAAGTGTACGGGCATGATAGGGATCCAATTAGGATGAACGTAATATATCCTTTGTTGGAAGTTGAATTTACAAAACTAACTGGTAAAAAAATATTAGATCTTGGTTGTGGGAATGGTAGCCTGATTCGACAAATTCAGAAATACAATTACAAATCCATTTGCGGGATTGATCAAAGTGGAGAATTTTTAAAAACTGCAAAAAAGAATATTGATTGTCGTGACACGAAGTTAGTTCAATCAAATATCTTGGAAAAACTACCATTTGAAAATGATAGTTTTGATAGCGTTTTCGCAATATTTGTAATTAACGAATTGCCTTTGCTATATAATATGTTTTGTGAAATTAATCGAGTGCTGGCTCAAGAAGGGTGTTTTTATATCGTTATGACACATCCGTTTTTACTACTGAGGAATTTTTTGTTCGAAAAGTTTACGGGTAAAAAAAATGAGAAATTTATTGGGAACTTGAATTACAAAAATAAAAAGCCAATGAAATACATATTGTCGACTGCAGAAGTGTCGACACCATTTTTTCAATATACTTTTGAAGATATTATCAATGTGGTAAATAATACTAAAATGGAAATAAACAAATTGAAGGAGATAGACACCAGTAGCGACCTGCTTAAAGAACATCTAAAATATCAAGCAGAAAAAAATGTTCCAAAATATCTTTACTTAAAGCTGACTAAAAAAATATCAGTAGATCACAAACTTTAA